Proteins from one Bacteroides mediterraneensis genomic window:
- a CDS encoding NAD(P)-dependent oxidoreductase, with protein sequence MKNVTLIGASGFVGTAILNELLSRGHKVTAVVRNPEKINVSNSNLRIVKADVSDTDAMTEACKDKDAIISAYNPGWANPDIYEETLRNYPLILEAAKRSGAKRLLCVGGAGTLFCAPGLRVVDSGAIPDAIMGGVKSLGEFYLNTLMNEKDIDWIFFSPAGTLEPGKRTGKFRLGKDDLIVDENGNSHISVEDYAVAMVDELENPKHHYERFTIGY encoded by the coding sequence ATGAAAAATGTAACATTGATTGGAGCGAGCGGATTTGTTGGAACCGCCATCCTGAACGAATTGCTGTCAAGAGGTCACAAAGTAACAGCCGTCGTACGTAATCCCGAGAAGATTAACGTATCAAATTCCAATTTGAGAATTGTAAAGGCAGACGTATCTGATACGGATGCAATGACTGAAGCCTGCAAAGACAAGGATGCGATTATCAGCGCATACAATCCGGGCTGGGCAAATCCTGATATCTACGAGGAAACTTTGCGTAATTATCCGTTGATATTGGAAGCAGCCAAACGGTCGGGTGCGAAAAGGCTGTTGTGTGTAGGTGGAGCAGGCACTTTATTCTGTGCCCCGGGACTTCGTGTGGTAGATTCCGGTGCTATTCCGGATGCCATCATGGGCGGTGTCAAGTCTCTCGGCGAATTCTATTTGAACACATTGATGAATGAAAAGGACATTGATTGGATTTTCTTCTCACCCGCCGGAACACTGGAGCCCGGCAAGCGTACCGGAAAATTCCGTCTGGGCAAAGATGATCTTATCGTAGACGAGAACGGGAACAGCCATATTTCCGTGGAGGATTACGCTGTTGCGATGGTTGATGAACTGGAAAACCCGAAACACCATTATGAGCGTTTCACCATCGGATATTAA
- a CDS encoding carboxymuconolactone decarboxylase family protein: MKVKIIIALVALAINGTTIMAQEKIKQTAGRDQLGEFAPKFAELNDDVLFGEVWNRTDKLGLRDRSLVTITSLISQGITDSSLTYHLQSAKNNGITRIEIAEILTHIGFYAGWPKAWAAFRLAKDVWADDAAAADAKSAFQREMIFPIGEPNTAYAQYFIGNSYLAPISREQVNISNVTFEPGCRNNWHIHRAKSGGGQMLIGVAGHGWYQEEGKPAVEILPGTVIHIPANVKHWHGAAADGWFAHLAFEVPGDEASNEWLEPVTDEEYNKLK, encoded by the coding sequence ATGAAAGTAAAGATAATCATAGCGCTTGTTGCGCTGGCAATTAATGGAACAACAATTATGGCACAGGAAAAAATCAAGCAGACGGCTGGCCGCGACCAGCTTGGGGAGTTTGCCCCGAAATTTGCGGAACTGAACGACGATGTACTTTTCGGAGAAGTGTGGAACCGTACGGACAAGCTTGGACTGCGCGACCGTAGTCTGGTGACCATCACTTCGCTCATCAGTCAGGGAATCACCGATTCATCGCTGACCTATCATCTCCAGTCAGCAAAAAACAATGGAATCACACGCATTGAAATTGCCGAGATTCTTACTCACATTGGCTTTTATGCAGGATGGCCCAAGGCATGGGCGGCTTTCCGTCTGGCCAAGGATGTGTGGGCGGATGATGCGGCTGCGGCAGATGCCAAGTCCGCTTTCCAACGCGAGATGATTTTCCCCATTGGCGAACCAAATACGGCCTACGCCCAGTATTTTATCGGCAACAGCTATCTGGCCCCCATTTCGCGTGAGCAGGTAAACATATCCAATGTGACTTTTGAACCCGGATGCCGCAACAACTGGCATATACATCGGGCTAAGAGTGGCGGTGGTCAGATGCTTATCGGGGTAGCTGGCCACGGTTGGTATCAGGAAGAGGGGAAACCTGCCGTTGAGATTCTTCCGGGAACAGTCATTCATATTCCAGCAAACGTAAAGCACTGGCACGGTGCGGCGGCTGACGGCTGGTTTGCTCATCTGGCCTTCGAGGTTCCAGGTGATGAGGCCTCGAACGAATGGCTGGAGCCTGTTACAGACGAAGAATACAATAAACTGAAATAA
- a CDS encoding flavodoxin, with translation MKKLILFLVIMCCVCTLQAKTLIVYYSYTNNVHRIVSDLQTQIEADVLRIEPAEEGLDYAANNYALGSALIAAIRNDSANPDSYPAIKTSINNLDEYDTIIIGAPLWWSNMAAPLQTFLFTYGSQMAGKRIGLIVSSASSGISGVEADAKRLIPDGNFMSPSLWIRSSQTENCHSMLSEWLKEINYENTSTGIINMNMGNSPNLQYRSGQLFVSGNIDYVSIFNVNGSKVMQTDEKVINNIPAGIYIVQLVTNNASKTYKFRAAD, from the coding sequence ATGAAAAAGCTAATATTATTTTTAGTTATCATGTGCTGTGTTTGTACTTTACAGGCAAAAACACTGATCGTTTATTACAGTTATACAAACAATGTTCACCGAATTGTCAGTGACTTGCAGACACAAATTGAGGCTGACGTTTTGCGCATAGAACCAGCAGAAGAAGGGCTGGATTATGCAGCAAACAATTATGCTCTTGGCAGTGCGTTGATTGCTGCCATTAGAAATGATTCTGCCAATCCGGATTCATATCCGGCAATTAAGACCTCAATCAACAATCTTGATGAATATGATACCATTATTATAGGTGCTCCTTTATGGTGGAGTAATATGGCTGCACCTTTGCAGACATTTCTGTTTACTTACGGTTCTCAGATGGCAGGCAAACGTATAGGTCTTATTGTCTCCAGCGCCAGTAGCGGCATCAGCGGTGTAGAAGCTGATGCAAAACGCCTTATTCCTGACGGGAATTTCATGAGTCCAAGCCTGTGGATACGTTCTTCACAAACTGAAAATTGTCATTCTATGCTTTCAGAATGGCTTAAGGAAATTAATTATGAAAATACCTCAACTGGAATTATCAATATGAATATGGGCAATAGTCCCAACTTGCAATATCGTTCCGGTCAACTCTTTGTTTCAGGGAACATAGATTATGTTTCTATATTCAACGTAAATGGTAGTAAAGTAATGCAAACCGACGAAAAAGTTATTAATAACATTCCTGCTGGAATTTACATTGTGCAGTTGGTTACAAACAATGCTTCTAAAACATACAAGTTCCGTGCTGCTGACTGA
- a CDS encoding aldo/keto reductase, whose product MDRRDFFKRTGLTLAAGALLGPRVLADEAEKRVVQEELSGKILNYNPRMQYRPMGRTGVDVSALGFGMLRLPMQANGSVDFDQSVAMVRRAIEGGVNYIDTGRVYLNGQSEQAVGKALAGGWRDRVYVTSKSPWWAMERPEDFEKFFDESRRAIGTDVIDFYHIHMIMHRGWNEKVVPYKLIEKMEKLKADGKIRFMGFSFHDRLQLFKKVVEASSAWDFCLIQHNYLDYEYEAGVLGPKYAAANGMGVAVMKPVRTGFLANLPQSMRDALRSTGVEKPDVEWALDYLWDIPEVSVAVSGMNSMADVEANLKYASKARPNMLAPDDREALGAAIRAFRETPGHIDCTGCYQCIPCPHNVAIGYIFAYVYNNYLVHKDMKRAMSDYTIAMSPIQRGAPASACVNCGACLEKCPQGLDIPNLLARVKETMGK is encoded by the coding sequence ATGGATAGAAGAGATTTTTTCAAGCGGACAGGTCTGACATTAGCGGCCGGTGCTCTGTTAGGGCCAAGAGTATTGGCTGATGAGGCAGAAAAGAGGGTTGTCCAAGAAGAATTGTCAGGCAAAATTTTGAATTATAATCCAAGGATGCAGTATCGTCCAATGGGACGTACCGGAGTTGATGTTTCCGCATTGGGGTTTGGTATGCTCCGATTGCCGATGCAAGCAAACGGAAGTGTGGATTTTGACCAAAGTGTGGCCATGGTACGTCGGGCAATTGAAGGTGGTGTAAACTATATTGATACTGGGCGTGTCTACCTGAACGGACAGAGTGAACAGGCTGTCGGAAAGGCACTCGCGGGAGGATGGCGTGACCGTGTCTATGTCACCTCCAAATCTCCGTGGTGGGCCATGGAACGGCCGGAGGATTTTGAGAAGTTCTTTGATGAGTCGCGCCGTGCCATCGGAACGGATGTCATTGACTTCTACCACATCCACATGATCATGCATCGAGGCTGGAACGAGAAGGTGGTTCCTTATAAACTGATTGAGAAAATGGAGAAACTAAAGGCCGACGGAAAAATCCGTTTCATGGGATTCTCGTTCCATGACCGCCTCCAGCTTTTTAAAAAGGTGGTCGAGGCATCATCAGCTTGGGATTTCTGCCTGATTCAACATAACTATCTCGATTATGAATACGAAGCTGGCGTATTAGGTCCGAAGTACGCGGCAGCGAACGGTATGGGTGTTGCCGTAATGAAGCCTGTACGTACCGGATTTTTGGCCAATCTTCCCCAGTCAATGCGTGATGCACTTCGTTCTACCGGAGTAGAAAAGCCGGATGTGGAATGGGCTCTCGACTACCTGTGGGATATTCCAGAAGTGAGTGTAGCGGTCAGCGGGATGAATTCCATGGCCGATGTGGAGGCCAACTTGAAATATGCTTCCAAAGCCCGTCCCAATATGTTGGCACCTGACGATCGGGAAGCATTAGGCGCTGCCATTCGTGCATTTCGAGAGACTCCGGGTCATATTGACTGTACAGGATGTTATCAGTGTATTCCTTGTCCACATAATGTAGCCATCGGATACATTTTCGCGTATGTGTACAATAATTATCTGGTACATAAGGATATGAAACGAGCTATGTCGGACTATACGATTGCCATGTCTCCCATTCAAAGAGGAGCACCGGCTTCGGCCTGTGTTAATTGTGGGGCTTGTCTGGAGAAATGTCCGCAAGGGTTGGATATTCCCAACCTGCTGGCTCGTGTAAAAGAGACCATGGGTAAATAA
- a CDS encoding transposase translates to MAQSKKINFNGQNIYIGIDVHLKSWSVTIMTESGYKRTHSQKPSAKELFEHLKKHYPDGKYQAVYESGFSGYSTYYALKEYGIECMIIHAADVPTSQYDHVMKMDAIDSEKLAKSLKGSRKSISKSIAKPPDYADRRELKSLSYFGSYVLLFGKVGFHSICEVIYGI, encoded by the coding sequence ATGGCACAAAGTAAGAAAATAAATTTCAATGGTCAAAATATCTACATAGGTATTGACGTGCATCTGAAGAGCTGGAGTGTGACTATAATGACTGAATCGGGTTATAAGAGGACACATTCTCAGAAACCTTCGGCAAAAGAGCTCTTTGAACATTTGAAGAAACATTATCCTGATGGGAAATATCAGGCTGTATATGAAAGTGGCTTCAGTGGATACTCTACCTATTATGCCTTGAAAGAATACGGAATAGAGTGCATGATCATCCATGCTGCGGATGTTCCTACATCTCAATATGACCATGTAATGAAGATGGATGCCATAGATTCGGAAAAATTGGCAAAGTCTTTAAAAGGAAGTAGGAAGAGTATAAGTAAAAGCATAGCTAAGCCACCGGACTATGCAGATCGGAGGGAGCTGAAATCCCTGTCTTATTTTGGGAGCTATGTTTTGTTATTTGGGAAGGTGGGTTTTCACAGTATTTGTGAGGTCATATATGGAATATAA
- a CDS encoding AraC family transcriptional regulator: MEELIKLDSVDKYNKLFGLETLHPMVAVVDLSKATVWPEHFKINYGVYALFLKDTKCGDITYGRQPYDYKEGTIVCFAPGQVAAIEMLKDTRPTAHGVLFHPDFIRGTMLGQEIKKYSFFSYETREALHLSETERETIMDCFRKIETELEHNIDKHSRRLITANIGLLLDYCMRFYERQFTTREVSNKDVVVRFERLLDEYFDSKAPQENGLPSVKYFADKVFLSPNYFGDMISKQTGKTVTEYIQDKLIGRAKELLLSTSKPMSEIAYSLGFQYPQHMSRMFKRIVGITPNEFRIQGA; the protein is encoded by the coding sequence ATGGAAGAATTAATTAAACTGGATAGCGTCGATAAGTATAACAAGTTGTTCGGGTTGGAAACATTGCATCCTATGGTTGCAGTCGTCGATTTGTCAAAAGCAACCGTATGGCCGGAACATTTTAAAATCAATTATGGAGTATATGCCCTGTTCCTGAAAGATACAAAATGCGGAGATATTACCTATGGCCGTCAGCCTTACGATTACAAAGAAGGAACCATTGTCTGTTTTGCTCCAGGACAGGTTGCTGCTATAGAAATGTTGAAAGATACCAGACCAACGGCGCACGGCGTATTGTTCCATCCTGATTTTATTCGTGGAACAATGTTGGGACAAGAAATCAAGAAGTATTCTTTCTTCTCATACGAGACACGTGAAGCCCTCCATTTGTCTGAAACAGAACGCGAGACCATCATGGATTGTTTTCGTAAGATTGAGACCGAACTGGAACATAATATTGACAAACACAGCCGAAGGTTGATAACTGCCAATATCGGATTATTACTCGATTATTGTATGCGCTTCTATGAACGCCAGTTTACTACTCGTGAGGTATCCAATAAGGATGTGGTTGTCCGTTTTGAACGTCTGCTTGATGAATACTTTGACAGCAAAGCTCCACAAGAGAACGGTCTGCCAAGCGTGAAATACTTTGCAGACAAGGTTTTTCTTTCACCCAATTATTTCGGAGACATGATCAGCAAACAGACAGGAAAGACTGTCACGGAATATATTCAGGACAAGCTGATAGGCCGTGCAAAGGAGTTACTGCTCTCTACTTCTAAACCTATGAGTGAGATAGCATATAGTCTCGGATTCCAATATCCGCAACACATGAGCCGTATGTTCAAACGGATAGTTGGAATTACTCCAAATGAATTCAGAATACAGGGTGCTTAA
- a CDS encoding helix-turn-helix domain-containing protein gives MDRTTIEDAVFPDCPIRNILAKLCDKWSLLVIYTLNKAGMETVRFKELQREIPDISQKMLTVTLRTLEDDGYVTRTVYPEVPPRVEYALTERTRSLLPHINALIGWALENKDAIIKDRRRANKK, from the coding sequence ATGGATAGAACAACAATAGAAGATGCGGTATTTCCGGATTGTCCGATACGGAATATCCTGGCAAAACTTTGCGACAAATGGTCACTTCTGGTCATATATACACTGAATAAGGCTGGTATGGAAACGGTTCGGTTCAAAGAGTTGCAGCGTGAGATTCCAGACATATCTCAAAAAATGTTGACAGTAACTTTGAGAACATTGGAAGATGACGGGTATGTTACCCGCACAGTATATCCCGAAGTCCCTCCCAGGGTTGAATATGCATTGACCGAAAGGACACGTTCTTTACTTCCACATATTAATGCTCTGATTGGATGGGCATTGGAAAATAAGGATGCGATTATAAAAGACAGAAGAAGAGCCAATAAAAAATAA
- a CDS encoding DUF6282 family protein, with product MDTEKDMSRRAFLKDSILAGGSLMLSGILPLKAGNYIMQERKTDYELNESDSILKGICDIHIHAAPDSRMRSVDEWHFAQEAQKAGYRAIMYKSNDFSCHDRAYLIRQGISDIEVFGSLCMNRVHGDRVNAYAAEKAVATSGGLCRCIWMPTLDAEYHYRCEGRKEKGIPVLDRSGQVLPEVIRVMEICAEADIIFATGHCSPQESIILARKASEIGVKRFVVTHANSHFWMMTSDQIRQCVDLGAYIEYCYLPCLWGENSGMPQYERQSTGTFADLVRVSSDRGFISTDLGQSVMPHPIAGMKQCIKDLDKAGFTTTEINRLVRDNPAMLIGLND from the coding sequence ATGGATACAGAAAAGGATATGTCTCGTAGGGCCTTTTTGAAGGATTCGATACTGGCTGGAGGGTCATTAATGTTATCTGGAATTCTCCCCTTAAAGGCCGGTAATTATATAATGCAGGAACGCAAGACGGATTACGAACTAAATGAATCCGACAGTATACTGAAAGGAATATGTGATATTCATATTCATGCTGCTCCGGACAGTCGAATGCGGTCGGTTGACGAATGGCATTTCGCCCAAGAAGCCCAAAAAGCCGGATACCGGGCAATTATGTATAAATCCAACGATTTCAGTTGCCATGACCGAGCTTATCTGATACGTCAGGGAATTTCGGACATTGAAGTGTTTGGAAGTTTATGCATGAACCGTGTTCACGGCGATCGTGTAAATGCGTATGCTGCCGAAAAAGCTGTTGCTACTTCTGGGGGCCTGTGTCGTTGCATTTGGATGCCAACACTGGATGCGGAGTATCATTATCGATGTGAAGGAAGAAAAGAAAAAGGCATTCCTGTTCTGGACCGTTCAGGACAAGTCCTACCTGAAGTTATACGGGTCATGGAAATATGTGCCGAGGCAGATATTATTTTTGCCACCGGTCACTGTTCGCCGCAGGAAAGTATCATTCTGGCACGAAAAGCGTCAGAGATTGGTGTGAAACGATTCGTAGTAACACATGCCAATTCCCATTTCTGGATGATGACTTCCGATCAGATACGTCAGTGTGTTGATTTGGGAGCATACATCGAATATTGCTATCTGCCATGCCTATGGGGAGAAAATAGCGGAATGCCTCAATATGAACGTCAGTCTACCGGGACATTCGCAGATCTTGTTCGTGTATCTTCTGATAGAGGTTTTATTTCTACAGATTTAGGCCAGTCAGTTATGCCTCACCCAATAGCAGGAATGAAACAATGTATTAAAGATTTGGATAAAGCCGGTTTTACAACAACGGAAATCAATAGGTTGGTACGGGATAATCCCGCTATGTTAATCGGTTTGAATGATTAA
- a CDS encoding IS66 family transposase produces the protein MKKDELIELLQRQNGFLQGKLEEALSSVRSLTSANERLTATVEELRKQITSLEETLKGKDIELSKEKTVRQAMRRLQESPSERQTGQMLPKSDVPEQKIQKRHTNNGAKKKTHPECEIETFDVEPDDPGFDPELARYMCTCDVVRYSMVPMRFIKTIYKVKKYVQNGTIFKGSVPATPLLNSQYTSSFIAGLAELRYLHGMPLENAVEYFRSHGFDLDKGTARKLVSKTKVQLENLYKALAKAILEDNYICGDETYQKVRLQTVTDSGKKIKKGYIWVFVGMTTGLVYFFYDDGSRSAEVFENEIKGFNGAFQCDFYSGYRHIGIGNLKGIKRLPCLQHIKRKFLDIKDSTIAQQMAKRFGLLYHFEHKHKTGKDGWTDEDHLQWRQRYSKVMIEKIYRGLIEIKDRPGIPPDDSLNAAADYALKQWHEIPAIFSSPKYRLDNNEVERINRYISLTRRRLTIGSHTGAEVAVLYHSLAITCHRCGINIFEYFCDIIDRCAAWPPNTPIDKYRDLLPDRWKKMKR, from the coding sequence ATGAAAAAGGATGAACTGATAGAACTTTTGCAACGCCAGAACGGCTTCCTTCAGGGCAAACTGGAGGAAGCCTTATCATCTGTCCGTTCACTGACTTCAGCCAACGAGAGACTGACTGCCACGGTTGAAGAACTGAGAAAGCAGATAACCTCTCTGGAGGAAACTCTCAAAGGAAAGGACATTGAACTCAGCAAGGAAAAAACTGTCCGTCAGGCAATGCGCCGTCTGCAGGAATCTCCCTCGGAAAGACAGACCGGACAGATGCTCCCCAAATCTGATGTTCCTGAACAGAAGATACAAAAGAGACATACAAACAACGGTGCGAAGAAAAAGACACATCCGGAATGTGAGATTGAAACCTTTGATGTAGAACCTGACGACCCGGGGTTTGATCCGGAACTGGCCAGATATATGTGTACATGCGATGTCGTGCGTTATTCAATGGTTCCCATGCGCTTTATCAAGACAATCTATAAGGTCAAGAAGTATGTTCAGAACGGTACAATCTTCAAAGGTTCTGTTCCGGCAACTCCGCTGCTGAACTCCCAATACACTTCCTCTTTTATCGCAGGTCTGGCGGAGTTGCGCTATCTGCACGGAATGCCGCTTGAAAATGCGGTAGAATACTTCCGCTCACACGGCTTCGATCTTGATAAGGGTACCGCCCGGAAGCTTGTCAGCAAAACCAAGGTTCAGCTTGAGAACCTTTATAAGGCTCTTGCAAAGGCAATCCTTGAGGACAACTATATCTGTGGTGATGAGACTTATCAGAAAGTACGTCTGCAGACAGTCACTGATTCAGGGAAGAAAATAAAGAAAGGATATATCTGGGTGTTTGTCGGTATGACCACAGGTCTGGTGTATTTCTTTTATGATGACGGATCACGTTCGGCTGAAGTCTTTGAAAATGAAATAAAAGGATTTAACGGAGCCTTCCAGTGTGACTTTTACTCCGGATACCGTCATATCGGAATCGGCAATCTGAAAGGAATAAAAAGACTTCCATGCCTGCAGCATATAAAACGGAAGTTTCTGGATATAAAGGATAGTACTATTGCCCAGCAAATGGCCAAGCGCTTCGGCCTATTGTATCACTTCGAGCATAAACACAAAACAGGAAAGGACGGATGGACTGACGAGGACCACCTTCAGTGGAGGCAACGCTACTCAAAAGTGATGATTGAAAAAATCTACAGAGGATTGATTGAGATTAAAGACCGTCCGGGGATACCTCCTGATGATTCTCTTAATGCCGCCGCCGATTATGCGCTGAAACAGTGGCATGAAATACCGGCAATCTTCTCTTCTCCTAAATACAGGCTTGACAACAATGAAGTTGAACGAATAAACAGGTATATATCACTGACACGAAGACGTCTGACAATAGGCTCTCATACAGGAGCCGAAGTGGCGGTGTTATACCACTCATTAGCCATAACATGCCATAGATGTGGAATAAACATCTTTGAATACTTCTGCGACATTATAGACCGTTGTGCCGCATGGCCTCCTAATACTCCTATAGATAAATATCGTGATTTGCTTCCGGATAGATGGAAGAAGATGAAAAGATAG
- the tnpB gene encoding IS66 family insertion sequence element accessory protein TnpB (TnpB, as the term is used for proteins encoded by IS66 family insertion elements, is considered an accessory protein, since TnpC, encoded by a neighboring gene, is a DDE family transposase.) → MWSLDSCLHLWVCQHPVSMRYGIRGLTQMIWSWKGHSPASGDVYVFFSQDRKTMKALKWDGDGFLMYTKRLSQGRFREVLKNGDGSVRRFQWDDFYMLMRGLTPVKVTVEERFRMAAR, encoded by the coding sequence ATGTGGAGCCTTGATTCATGTCTGCATCTGTGGGTCTGTCAGCATCCTGTATCCATGCGTTATGGCATCCGTGGTCTGACACAAATGATATGGTCGTGGAAAGGACATTCTCCGGCTTCGGGGGATGTATATGTGTTTTTCTCACAGGACCGTAAGACCATGAAGGCATTAAAATGGGACGGCGACGGTTTTTTGATGTACACTAAAAGACTGTCCCAAGGGCGTTTCCGTGAGGTGCTGAAAAACGGTGATGGCAGCGTCCGCAGGTTTCAATGGGATGACTTCTACATGCTGATGAGGGGGCTCACACCTGTAAAAGTAACTGTCGAAGAACGCTTTAGAATGGCTGCAAGGTAG
- a CDS encoding MBL fold metallo-hydrolase, with amino-acid sequence MKSKLVLAIILCIQIQIAWAQARIRYDNKGQATPSTVQSFGEEAFNVQNETVIRWLGNAGFFINSRGTCIMIDPMLKGFDMPVLFQAPITPEQVPHLDAVLITHCDNDHYSVPSCTGLSSACFQYHSTHYVDTLMRQQGLPSFGHGIGDEFRIGPVSVKLTPAYHLWQNEMEEFRRLREYKMEDYCGFLINTPDGLIWAPGDSRFLPEFLELPSPDVIFFDFSDDSWHIGLEGAIKIANTYPDANLILSHWGTVDSPDMKPFNADPRSLEGRIINPERIHILNPGEPFILKKGYKESYTEKDTGNMVFKCGEQVMSEYYTGKVYISDVAHQTKFDINHLVFAPNSRNTWHIHPDAEQVLLILDGEGYYQEEGQEVIRIKKGDVIRTPANVKHWHGSTSESRLVHLSITERTNKGHIEWIK; translated from the coding sequence ATGAAGAGTAAACTTGTTTTAGCTATTATTTTATGCATTCAGATTCAGATAGCCTGGGCACAGGCGAGAATTCGTTATGATAATAAAGGTCAGGCTACTCCCTCTACTGTACAATCATTTGGGGAAGAAGCATTCAATGTTCAAAATGAAACAGTCATCCGCTGGTTGGGTAATGCGGGATTTTTTATTAATAGTCGCGGAACTTGTATTATGATTGATCCCATGTTGAAAGGGTTTGATATGCCTGTTTTATTTCAAGCACCAATTACTCCGGAGCAAGTTCCACATCTGGATGCGGTACTCATTACTCATTGTGATAACGACCATTACAGCGTACCTTCATGTACAGGACTATCAAGTGCTTGTTTTCAATATCATAGTACACATTATGTAGATACTTTGATGCGACAACAAGGTTTGCCATCTTTTGGACATGGTATCGGTGATGAATTCCGTATAGGTCCTGTAAGTGTAAAGCTGACTCCGGCTTACCATCTATGGCAAAATGAGATGGAAGAATTTCGAAGGTTAAGGGAATATAAGATGGAAGATTATTGTGGTTTCCTTATCAATACCCCCGATGGGTTAATATGGGCTCCGGGTGATTCCCGGTTTTTACCAGAGTTCCTTGAGTTGCCGTCTCCTGACGTCATTTTCTTTGATTTTTCTGATGATTCCTGGCATATAGGATTGGAAGGAGCCATAAAGATTGCTAATACTTATCCTGATGCGAATTTGATTCTTTCCCATTGGGGAACTGTAGATTCGCCTGATATGAAACCATTTAATGCTGATCCACGTAGTCTTGAAGGTAGAATTATCAATCCTGAACGTATTCATATTCTAAATCCCGGGGAACCATTTATCCTGAAAAAGGGTTATAAAGAGTCTTATACAGAAAAGGATACGGGTAATATGGTCTTTAAATGTGGAGAGCAAGTTATGTCAGAATATTATACCGGAAAAGTCTATATTTCAGATGTAGCCCATCAGACAAAGTTTGATATAAACCATCTGGTTTTCGCCCCCAATAGTAGGAATACATGGCATATACATCCGGATGCTGAACAAGTATTGTTGATATTGGACGGTGAAGGTTACTATCAGGAAGAAGGACAGGAAGTTATTCGGATAAAGAAGGGAGATGTTATAAGAACTCCGGCTAACGTAAAACATTGGCACGGATCAACTTCAGAAAGCAGGCTAGTCCATTTATCAATAACGGAAAGGACGAATAAGGGGCATATTGAGTGGATAAAATAA
- a CDS encoding pyridoxamine 5'-phosphate oxidase family protein yields MEKVFDFLSKHKDVAFATVEQNKPKIRVFQIMKQEGHTLYFATSPHKEVYRQLQENPNIELLAMDGNISVRVTGRAMFDVPDGLAREIYADNPVLPRLYKRYTDLVYFRLPVTRLDYYDLTPTPPTFEHYEYESQD; encoded by the coding sequence ATGGAAAAAGTATTTGATTTTTTAAGCAAGCATAAAGATGTGGCATTTGCTACCGTAGAACAGAACAAACCCAAAATCCGGGTATTCCAAATCATGAAGCAGGAAGGGCATACCCTGTATTTTGCTACTTCTCCGCACAAAGAAGTGTATCGGCAACTGCAAGAAAACCCCAATATAGAGTTGCTTGCCATGGATGGGAACATATCTGTACGGGTGACCGGGCGTGCCATGTTTGATGTTCCTGATGGATTGGCCCGTGAAATTTATGCGGACAATCCAGTTTTACCCCGTCTGTACAAGCGATATACGGATTTAGTTTATTTTCGTTTGCCTGTCACCAGATTGGACTATTATGATTTGACCCCAACACCTCCCACTTTTGAGCATTATGAATACGAAAGCCAGGATTGA